From Granulicella sp. WH15, the proteins below share one genomic window:
- a CDS encoding alpha-L-rhamnosidase C-terminal domain-containing protein: MRVTAASGFKLCLALLAINAAANAQDLPLTQSLQPSQIRQLDPTRGLTHPDLESSHHQPLPEEYIWTSSDTAMDAKIAYTFPKVTEQTEPHYFRERFNVASVPQDATLYIAGPRSVKVWLNGQLAEQVESDLTSPLGMHVFITSVAKYLHAGANTIAIEAVRGRGVTGFANSALLRQETFGQVVVAKIIAQPANVNGPALMRSGKDWKSSTTASENWQQPGFDDSRWKPVQSIGGIESSLELFQWNADAGLYNWPGYDGISGYLAHLQIPASGILSHYAGRGSLENLDSLTGGSGEFTVHLPARVLTNAEAPSIVLDFGRELTGRVEIVSDSGAPATLSVQMGESESETMKAPFLGVNQMTIAPHGTGHSSKTAFRYARIQFLGGAPEVRFKAIRVDHIYYPVEYQGSFESSDPILNRIWEIGAYTAHLCMQDGVWDASKRDRGRWMGDTDVSGRVIEDVFGERPLMEDTLDRLMGPAPIDQHVNGIPGYSAFWFTGVADYYRHSGSKEFLSRTHDRMVQLLEYVDREFDARNIYVNKTNVWLYVDWSPEFNGDTPETRRATTLEFYRAYREGAWLLREAGDTANAAKYEARADAIKAGSEKYLLDPKTNSFGPRWQSNAAAVVGGAADPSQYSSIWKNSLASVGTGPTAGLIISPYYNYYVIRAMAEVGHRAEALRWIRTYWGGMVNEGATSFWEAYDPDWYKEDFHSSLQSDNRSGYFVSLAHGWSAGPTAWLMEQVLGINPTGAGFNTVDIRPDLVDLTWAKGAEPTPHGLLKVDVRKNAGVTAIAVDVPEGVAARVSVPGTQATVNGKAAVATSAEGGTRTVVMLDHAGHFELIGK; encoded by the coding sequence CGCTGCCCGAGGAGTACATCTGGACCTCCAGCGACACCGCGATGGACGCGAAGATCGCCTACACCTTCCCCAAGGTGACCGAGCAAACCGAGCCGCACTACTTCCGCGAACGCTTCAACGTGGCCTCCGTACCGCAGGACGCAACGCTCTACATCGCCGGGCCGCGCAGCGTGAAGGTATGGCTCAACGGCCAACTTGCCGAGCAGGTGGAGAGCGACCTTACCTCGCCGCTGGGAATGCACGTCTTCATCACCAGCGTCGCGAAATACCTGCACGCCGGGGCCAATACCATCGCCATCGAAGCCGTGCGCGGGCGCGGCGTCACCGGCTTCGCCAACAGCGCGCTGCTGCGCCAGGAGACCTTCGGGCAGGTCGTCGTCGCCAAGATCATCGCGCAGCCTGCGAACGTCAACGGCCCCGCCCTGATGCGCAGCGGCAAGGACTGGAAGAGCTCCACCACAGCCTCCGAGAACTGGCAGCAGCCGGGCTTCGACGACTCCCGCTGGAAGCCCGTTCAGAGCATCGGCGGCATCGAAAGCTCGCTTGAGCTATTCCAGTGGAACGCCGACGCGGGCCTCTACAACTGGCCGGGATACGACGGCATCTCCGGCTATCTGGCCCATCTTCAGATTCCGGCAAGCGGAATCCTCAGCCACTACGCTGGACGCGGCAGCCTCGAAAATCTCGACAGCCTCACCGGTGGCTCGGGCGAGTTCACTGTTCACCTGCCAGCTCGTGTCCTCACCAACGCGGAGGCTCCCAGCATCGTCCTCGACTTCGGCCGCGAGCTTACCGGGCGCGTCGAGATCGTCTCCGACTCCGGCGCCCCAGCCACGCTCTCGGTGCAGATGGGCGAGTCCGAATCCGAGACCATGAAGGCCCCGTTCCTCGGCGTCAACCAGATGACCATTGCGCCGCACGGCACCGGCCACAGCTCCAAGACCGCCTTCCGCTACGCCCGCATCCAGTTCCTCGGCGGCGCGCCCGAGGTGCGGTTCAAGGCCATTCGTGTCGATCACATTTACTACCCGGTCGAGTACCAAGGCTCCTTCGAGTCCTCCGATCCCATACTCAACCGCATCTGGGAGATCGGTGCGTACACCGCCCACCTGTGTATGCAGGACGGCGTCTGGGACGCCAGCAAGCGCGACCGCGGGCGCTGGATGGGCGATACCGACGTCAGCGGACGCGTCATCGAAGACGTCTTCGGCGAGCGCCCGCTGATGGAGGACACGCTCGACCGCCTGATGGGGCCAGCGCCCATCGACCAGCACGTCAACGGCATCCCGGGCTACTCGGCCTTCTGGTTCACGGGCGTCGCCGACTACTACCGCCACTCCGGCTCGAAGGAGTTCCTGAGCCGCACGCACGACCGCATGGTCCAGTTGCTCGAGTACGTGGACCGCGAGTTCGACGCGCGCAACATCTACGTGAACAAAACTAATGTGTGGCTCTACGTGGACTGGTCGCCCGAGTTCAACGGCGATACGCCCGAGACCCGCCGAGCCACCACGCTCGAGTTCTACCGCGCCTATCGTGAGGGGGCCTGGCTGCTCCGCGAGGCCGGGGACACCGCCAATGCGGCCAAGTACGAGGCCCGTGCCGACGCCATCAAGGCCGGATCCGAGAAGTACCTGCTCGACCCTAAGACCAACTCCTTCGGCCCGCGCTGGCAGAGCAACGCCGCCGCCGTCGTGGGAGGAGCCGCCGACCCAAGCCAGTACAGCTCCATCTGGAAGAACTCGCTTGCGTCGGTCGGCACTGGTCCCACCGCGGGGCTTATCATCTCGCCGTACTACAACTACTACGTCATCCGCGCCATGGCCGAGGTCGGCCATCGCGCCGAGGCGCTCCGGTGGATCCGCACCTACTGGGGCGGCATGGTTAACGAGGGCGCGACCAGCTTCTGGGAGGCCTACGACCCCGACTGGTACAAGGAGGACTTCCACTCCTCTCTCCAGTCCGACAACCGCTCCGGCTACTTTGTCTCGCTGGCGCATGGCTGGTCCGCCGGACCGACCGCATGGCTCATGGAACAGGTGCTGGGTATCAATCCCACCGGCGCGGGCTTCAACACCGTCGATATTCGTCCTGACCTCGTGGATCTAACTTGGGCCAAAGGAGCTGAGCCGACTCCGCATGGGCTGTTGAAGGTGGACGTCCGCAAGAACGCGGGAGTCACCGCCATCGCGGTCGATGTGCCTGAAGGTGTCGCAGCAAGAGTCTCGGTTCCGGGGACGCAGGCTACCGTCAACGGCAAAGCCGCAGTAGCCACCAGCGCCGAGGGTGGCACACGCACGGTCGTTATGCTCGACCATGCTGGCCACTTTGAGTTGATCGGAAAGTAA